The nucleotide sequence GGACACCGGTCTACCAGCAGGTGGCCGCAGTGATTGAGGTCTGACAGCGAAACCCGATCCTGCAGTGTGCATGAACGCGGACGTTCACCTCGACAACGTTGACCGGGAGCCTTGATGGATACGCGCCGAGTCCCGTGACATGGGATCCTGGGGATCGGATGCTGTGAGGGCCCGCCCGCCCTCGTGACTGAACGATCTCATTTCCGTCGGTTGGCGCGGGCGCGTCAGATCACCCGCATGCGCGACAACATAAGCGAGGGGACTGCTGCACGGATAGGTGACATCTGATCTGTGACGCTGTGAGGCGTTGCTGGAAGGATGAACACCGTGCCCAAGCCCTATCCCCAGGAGTTCCGCGACGACGTCGTGCGCGTCGCCCGCAACCGTGAACCTGGCCAGACCATCAAGCAGATCGCCGCGGACTTCGGCATTGCCGAGTCCTGCCTGCGCAACTGGATGCGCCGGGCGGACGTGGAAGAGGGCTCCACACCCGGAACGAGCGCCGCCGAGCACGCCGAGCTCCGGGAGGCCAAGAAGCGCATCCGGCTGCTGGAGCAGGAGAACGAGGTTCTGCGCCGGGCGGCGGCCTATCTGTCCCAGGCGAACCTGCCGGGAAAATGAAATACCCGCTCGTCCGTGAGCTGGCCGCCGTCGGGATCCCCGTCACGGTGACGTGCCGGGTCCTCAAGCTCACCCGCCAGCCCTACTACCGCTGGCTCGCCACCCCGGTCACCGACGCCGAACTGGAGTTGAGTCCCGCATAGTGGTATAGCGCCCGGTGGTCGGGCGTGTCGTCTCAGACGTGGACGCGGCCACCGTGTGATCCGTCGAGTCAACCTTCCACAGAATCCTCGAATGGAGTCATCACGATGACCGCTCCTCATATTCTCGACCCTGCCGGCCTGCTCGGAGAAGCCCTGTCTGAAGCGTCCCCGGACATGATGCGCCATCTGCTGCAGACCATGATCAACACCTTGCTGTCCGCGGATGCCGACGCGGTGGTCGGTGCCGAATGGGGCAAGCCCAGCTCCTCGCGCACTGCTCGGCGGAACGGGTACCGCCACCGGGACCTGGACACCCGGGTCGGCACCCTGGACGTGGCCATCCCCAAGCTCAGATCGGGCACGTACTTCCCGGACTGGCTACTTGAACGCAGGAAGAGAGCGGAGTCGGCGCTGATCACCGTGGTCGCTGACTGCTACCTCGCCGGGGTCTCGACCCAACGGATGGACAAGCTGGTCAAGACTCTGGGCGTCAACGCCCTGTCCAAGTCCCAAGTCTCCCGGATGGCCACCGAGCTCGACGAGCAGGTCGAGGCCTTCCGCCACCGCCCGCTCGGGGTGGCC is from Micrococcus luteus NCTC 2665 and encodes:
- a CDS encoding transposase, with product MNTVPKPYPQEFRDDVVRVARNREPGQTIKQIAADFGIAESCLRNWMRRADVEEGSTPGTSAAEHAELREAKKRIRLLEQENEVLRRAAAYLSQANLPGK